The Streptomyces sp. DH-12 genome has a window encoding:
- a CDS encoding endonuclease codes for MAGRDDERAVVRALVDAHGETYAHEAGITLRNTPQPLYRLLVLAHLLSARIRGPVAVATARALHEAGLRDPRRMAAASWQERVDALGRGGYRRYDERTATQLGEGAELLLGRWGGDLRRLRAEADGDVDELSRLLREFPGVGPSGAAIFLREVQAVWPEAGPQVDAKALQGAGRLGLPQDPDRLLGLAGGTEPAVLSSALVRAALDKDVVEDTLREAAAR; via the coding sequence GTGGCAGGCCGCGACGACGAACGGGCCGTGGTGCGCGCCCTCGTCGACGCGCACGGCGAGACGTACGCGCACGAGGCGGGCATCACCCTGCGGAACACCCCGCAGCCGCTGTACCGGCTGCTGGTGCTCGCCCATCTGCTCAGCGCCCGCATCCGGGGGCCGGTCGCCGTGGCCACCGCCCGTGCCCTGCACGAGGCGGGGCTGCGCGACCCCCGCCGGATGGCAGCGGCGTCCTGGCAGGAGCGGGTCGACGCCCTCGGCCGGGGCGGCTACCGGCGCTACGACGAGCGCACCGCCACCCAACTCGGCGAGGGGGCCGAGCTGTTGCTCGGCCGCTGGGGCGGCGACCTGCGCCGGCTGCGCGCCGAGGCGGACGGCGACGTGGACGAACTGAGCCGCCTGCTGCGGGAGTTCCCCGGTGTCGGTCCCTCCGGCGCGGCCATCTTCCTGCGCGAGGTGCAGGCGGTGTGGCCCGAGGCGGGTCCTCAGGTGGACGCCAAGGCGCTGCAGGGCGCCGGGCGGCTGGGGCTGCCGCAGGACCCGGACCGGCTGCTCGGCCTCGCGGGCGGGACGGAACCGGCCGTGCTGTCCTCGGCCCTGGTGCGCGCGGCGCTCGACAAGGACGTCGTCGAGGACACCCTGCGCGAAGCCGCGGCGCGCTGA
- a CDS encoding NUDIX hydrolase family protein, with product MTETTPGWLSSDDLEQARAQMPILYVEAVPVRVDDSGEVTSVGLLLRIGPDGTVSRTLVSGRVLHHERVRDALLRHLEKDLGPVALPRVPASLQPFTVAEYFPTQGITPFHDPRQHAVSLAYIVPVTGDCRPRQDALDLVWFTPQEAVSRAVQSEMPGGHGVLLKQALAHAGCVI from the coding sequence ATGACCGAGACCACGCCGGGCTGGCTGTCCTCCGACGACCTGGAGCAGGCACGCGCCCAGATGCCGATCCTGTACGTCGAGGCCGTCCCCGTGCGTGTGGACGACAGCGGTGAGGTCACCAGCGTCGGTCTGCTGCTACGCATCGGGCCCGACGGGACGGTCAGCCGGACCCTGGTCTCCGGCCGGGTGCTGCACCACGAGCGGGTCCGCGACGCGCTGCTGCGTCATCTGGAGAAGGATCTCGGACCGGTGGCGCTGCCCCGGGTGCCGGCGTCGTTGCAGCCGTTCACGGTCGCGGAGTACTTCCCCACCCAGGGCATCACCCCGTTCCACGACCCCCGGCAGCACGCGGTGTCGCTGGCGTACATCGTGCCGGTGACGGGTGACTGCCGGCCCCGGCAGGACGCGCTGGACCTGGTGTGGTTCACCCCGCAGGAGGCCGTGTCGCGGGCGGTGCAGAGCGAGATGCCGGGCGGGCACGGAGTGCTGCTGAAGCAGGCGCTGGCGCACGCGGGCTGCGTGATCTGA
- a CDS encoding carbohydrate ABC transporter permease yields MAAAGRSHATRWGVVNAVVVLYALFPVWWIVALSFKDPSTLTDGNYIPTDWTLENYRGIFRTSEFTRALVNSIGIALIATVIAVILGTMAAYAVARLRFPGKQVLIGMSLLIAMFPPISLVSPLFNIERSIGIFDTWPGLIIPYMTFSLPLAIYTLSAFFREIPWDLEKAAKVDGATPAQAFRMVIVPLAAPGVFTTAILVFIFCWNDFLFAISLTSTESARTVPAAIAFFTGSSQFQQPTGSIAAAAVVITVPIIIFVLLFQRRIVAGLTSGAVKG; encoded by the coding sequence ATGGCCGCCGCAGGCAGGTCGCACGCGACGCGGTGGGGCGTCGTCAACGCCGTGGTGGTGCTGTACGCCCTGTTCCCGGTGTGGTGGATCGTCGCACTGTCGTTCAAGGACCCCAGCACCCTCACCGACGGCAACTACATCCCCACCGACTGGACCCTGGAGAACTACCGCGGGATCTTCCGGACCTCCGAGTTCACCCGCGCCCTGGTCAACTCCATCGGCATCGCCCTCATCGCCACGGTGATCGCCGTCATCCTCGGCACCATGGCCGCCTACGCCGTGGCCCGGCTGCGGTTCCCCGGCAAGCAGGTGCTCATCGGGATGTCGCTGCTGATCGCGATGTTCCCGCCGATCTCCCTGGTGTCCCCGCTGTTCAACATCGAGCGGAGCATCGGCATCTTCGACACCTGGCCCGGGCTGATCATCCCGTACATGACCTTCTCGCTGCCGCTGGCGATCTACACGCTGTCGGCGTTCTTCCGGGAGATCCCCTGGGACCTGGAGAAGGCCGCCAAGGTGGACGGGGCGACGCCCGCGCAGGCGTTCCGGATGGTCATCGTGCCGCTCGCCGCGCCGGGCGTGTTCACCACCGCCATCCTCGTGTTCATCTTCTGCTGGAACGACTTTCTCTTCGCGATCTCGCTGACCTCCACCGAGTCCGCGCGCACGGTACCCGCCGCGATCGCGTTCTTCACCGGCAGCTCGCAGTTCCAGCAGCCCACCGGATCGATCGCCGCGGCCGCCGTGGTGATCACCGTCCCGATCATCATCTTCGTCCTGCTCTTCCAGCGGCGGATCGTCGCCGGCCTCACCTCCGGCGCGGTCAAGGGATGA
- the ugpC gene encoding sn-glycerol-3-phosphate ABC transporter ATP-binding protein UgpC — protein sequence MAEIVLEGVTKRYPDGSLAVRDVDLDIADGEFVILVGPSGCGKSTTLNMIAGLEDITEGTLRIGGQVVNDLAPKERDVAMVFQSYALYPHMSVRENMGFPLRLAKVDKDTIDRKVEEAARVLDLVEFLDRKPANLSGGQRQRVAMGRAIVRDPKAFLMDEPLSNLDAKLRVQMRTQISRIQRRLGTTTVYVTHDQTEAMTLGDRVVVMRQGVVQQVGTPAELYDTPRNLFVAGFIGSPAMNFLQASLTPDTLRTPLGDLPLDDRMRRELQRRDAPREVIVGLRPEAFEDASLARDTDGPVVTVTVDVLESLGSDAYVYFSAEGGPVSTAELDELAKDSGLKDTGAGADQQIVARLDAATRAREGAPVDLRLDLSKAHVFDPSDGANLTHPQS from the coding sequence ATGGCCGAGATCGTCCTCGAGGGAGTCACCAAGCGCTATCCCGACGGATCCCTCGCCGTGCGGGACGTGGACCTCGACATCGCCGACGGCGAGTTCGTGATCCTGGTCGGCCCGTCCGGGTGCGGCAAGTCGACCACCCTGAACATGATCGCGGGCCTGGAGGACATCACCGAGGGCACCCTGCGCATCGGCGGGCAGGTCGTCAACGACCTCGCGCCCAAGGAGCGGGACGTGGCCATGGTGTTCCAGAGCTACGCCCTCTACCCGCACATGAGCGTGCGGGAGAACATGGGCTTCCCGCTGCGGCTGGCCAAGGTGGACAAGGACACCATCGACCGCAAGGTCGAGGAGGCCGCCCGGGTGCTCGACCTCGTCGAGTTCCTGGACCGCAAGCCGGCCAACCTCTCCGGCGGACAGCGCCAGCGGGTGGCGATGGGCCGGGCCATCGTCCGCGACCCCAAGGCGTTCCTCATGGACGAGCCGCTGTCCAACCTGGACGCCAAGCTCCGCGTGCAGATGCGCACCCAGATCTCCCGCATCCAGCGCCGCCTGGGCACCACCACCGTGTACGTCACCCACGACCAGACCGAGGCCATGACCCTGGGCGACCGGGTCGTCGTGATGCGCCAGGGCGTGGTCCAGCAGGTCGGCACCCCCGCCGAGCTCTACGACACGCCCCGCAACCTGTTCGTCGCCGGCTTCATCGGCTCCCCGGCGATGAACTTCCTCCAGGCCTCCCTGACCCCGGACACCCTGCGCACCCCGCTCGGCGACCTGCCGCTGGACGACCGCATGCGCCGGGAGCTCCAGCGGCGGGACGCCCCCCGCGAGGTCATCGTCGGGCTGCGGCCCGAGGCGTTCGAGGACGCGAGCCTGGCCCGCGACACCGACGGCCCGGTCGTCACCGTCACCGTGGACGTGCTGGAGTCCCTGGGCTCCGACGCGTACGTCTACTTCAGCGCCGAGGGCGGCCCGGTGAGCACCGCCGAACTGGACGAGCTGGCCAAGGACTCGGGCCTGAAGGACACCGGCGCCGGGGCGGACCAGCAGATCGTGGCCCGGCTGGACGCGGCCACCCGCGCCCGGGAGGGCGCGCCCGTCGACCTGCGCCTGGACCTGTCGAAAGCCCACGTCTTCGACCCGTCGGACGGCGCCAACCTCACGCACCCGCAGAGCTGA
- a CDS encoding DUF3140 domain-containing protein — translation MSDALEVDALWEDFHRVVNMTSAELAAWLRVSDAGETTEPLPDRAGGETGQRVLAILQKRRTDLTEDDLRVMEEVVDTVTGETDLENEPAAEDADRRHRLMSLGHDPLKA, via the coding sequence ATGAGCGACGCCCTCGAGGTGGACGCGCTGTGGGAGGACTTCCACCGCGTGGTGAACATGACGTCGGCCGAGCTGGCCGCCTGGCTGCGGGTCAGTGACGCCGGCGAGACGACGGAGCCGCTGCCGGACCGGGCGGGCGGCGAGACCGGGCAGCGCGTCCTGGCCATCCTGCAGAAGCGCCGCACCGACCTCACCGAGGACGACCTGCGGGTGATGGAGGAGGTCGTGGACACCGTCACCGGCGAGACCGACCTGGAGAACGAGCCGGCGGCCGAGGACGCGGACCGCCGCCACCGCCTGATGAGCCTGGGCCACGACCCGCTCAAGGCGTGA
- a CDS encoding sugar ABC transporter permease: MAEPAKDEAKARRAPSAGARQERRLGWLLCAPAVTVMLAVTAYPIGYAVYLSLQRYDLRFPDRAEFIGLSNYGAVLTSPFWWDAFWVTLFLTVVSVAIELVLGMGLALVMHRTIFARGTVRTAVLIPYGIVTVVAAFSWQYAWTPELGYLAELLPSGEAPLTEQWPALWLIILAEVWKTTPFMALLLLAGLALVPEETLKAAMVDGATPWQRFTKVMLPLMKPAILVALLFRTLDAFRIFDNIYVLTAGAHGTGSLSILGYDNLFTALNLGIGSAISVLIFLCVGIIAFTFVKLFGAAAPGAEVRR, translated from the coding sequence ATGGCAGAGCCGGCGAAGGACGAGGCGAAGGCCAGGAGGGCGCCGTCGGCCGGCGCCCGGCAGGAGCGGCGGCTCGGCTGGCTGCTGTGCGCGCCGGCCGTGACCGTCATGCTCGCCGTGACCGCCTACCCGATCGGCTACGCGGTCTACCTGTCCCTCCAGCGCTACGACCTGCGGTTCCCGGACCGCGCCGAGTTCATCGGCCTGAGCAACTACGGGGCGGTGCTGACCTCCCCGTTCTGGTGGGACGCCTTCTGGGTCACGCTGTTCCTCACCGTCGTGTCCGTGGCCATCGAGCTGGTCCTCGGCATGGGCCTCGCCCTGGTCATGCACCGCACGATCTTCGCGCGCGGCACGGTCCGCACCGCCGTCCTCATCCCGTACGGCATCGTCACCGTCGTCGCCGCGTTCTCCTGGCAGTACGCCTGGACCCCCGAACTCGGCTACCTCGCCGAGCTGTTGCCCAGCGGGGAGGCCCCGCTCACCGAGCAGTGGCCGGCGCTGTGGCTGATCATCCTGGCCGAGGTGTGGAAGACCACCCCGTTCATGGCGCTGCTGCTGCTCGCCGGCCTCGCCCTGGTCCCCGAGGAGACACTGAAGGCCGCGATGGTCGACGGAGCCACCCCCTGGCAGCGGTTCACCAAGGTGATGCTGCCGCTGATGAAGCCGGCGATCCTGGTCGCCCTCCTCTTCCGCACCCTGGACGCCTTCCGGATCTTCGACAACATCTACGTCCTGACCGCGGGCGCCCACGGCACCGGATCCCTGTCCATCCTCGGCTACGACAACCTGTTCACCGCGCTGAACCTGGGCATCGGGTCGGCGATCTCGGTCCTGATCTTCCTCTGCGTCGGGATCATCGCCTTCACCTTCGTCAAGCTGTTCGGCGCCGCCGCACCGGGCGCGGAGGTGAGGCGCTGA
- a CDS encoding sulfite exporter TauE/SafE family protein has product MNTMTLWDLTGWEFAALAFAALLVGFSKTAVSGANTVSLAVFAAVLPARESTGVLLPLLIAGDVLAVLTYRRHAHWPTLWRLFPAVAAGVVVGTVFLMWADDRIVRTSIGAILLLMAGVTMWRRRRADAEAEPDGVTTRAGRAKARSYGVLGGFTTMVANAGGPVMSMYLLSAGFRKLGFLGTSAFFFLIVNTSKLPFSAGLGLIDADSLLLDAALVLFVVPGAFLGTWAVTRINQRLFEHLVIAATVAGGLQLLLR; this is encoded by the coding sequence ATGAACACCATGACCCTCTGGGACCTCACCGGCTGGGAATTCGCCGCGCTGGCCTTCGCGGCCCTGCTCGTCGGGTTCTCCAAGACCGCCGTCAGCGGCGCGAACACGGTGAGTCTCGCCGTGTTCGCCGCCGTGCTGCCCGCCCGGGAGTCCACGGGCGTGCTGCTGCCCCTCCTGATCGCCGGGGACGTCCTCGCCGTGCTGACCTACCGGCGGCACGCCCACTGGCCCACCCTGTGGCGGCTGTTCCCGGCCGTCGCGGCGGGCGTGGTCGTCGGCACCGTCTTCCTGATGTGGGCGGACGACAGGATCGTGCGGACCTCGATCGGGGCGATCCTGCTGCTGATGGCCGGGGTGACGATGTGGCGCCGGCGCCGCGCCGACGCCGAGGCGGAACCCGACGGGGTCACCACCCGGGCGGGCCGTGCCAAGGCCCGGTCCTACGGCGTCCTCGGCGGTTTCACCACCATGGTCGCCAACGCGGGCGGCCCGGTGATGTCGATGTACCTGCTCTCCGCGGGCTTCCGGAAGCTGGGCTTCCTGGGCACCTCGGCGTTCTTCTTCCTCATCGTCAACACGTCCAAGCTGCCGTTCAGCGCGGGGCTCGGCCTCATCGACGCGGACTCGCTGCTGCTGGACGCGGCCCTGGTGCTGTTCGTGGTGCCCGGCGCGTTCCTCGGCACGTGGGCGGTGACCCGGATCAACCAGCGGCTCTTCGAACACCTGGTCATCGCGGCGACGGTGGCGGGGGGACTGCAGCTGCTGCTGCGCTGA
- a CDS encoding SAM-dependent methyltransferase, producing the protein MSESHTPTSGSARLNTGVAHNARVWNYWIGGKDNYEVDQQVGDHVASIIPVIRDIARADREFLGRAVTYLARDRGVRQFLDIGTGLPTADNTHEIAQRIAPDARIVYVDNDPIVLVHARTLLTGTAEGATDYIDADVHDPDAIVARASATLDFSRPVAVMLLGILNFVSDTDKAREIVRRIMAAVPSGSFLALTHPTFDPEVGGELQVPAMEFWNANATPPITARGAADITAFFDGLELVEPGLVSCSQWRAEPGSPLVVPQYGAVAVKP; encoded by the coding sequence TTGAGCGAGAGCCACACCCCGACGAGCGGCTCGGCGAGGCTGAACACCGGTGTGGCGCACAACGCGCGCGTGTGGAACTACTGGATCGGCGGCAAGGACAACTACGAGGTCGACCAGCAGGTCGGAGACCACGTCGCGTCGATCATCCCGGTCATCCGGGACATCGCCCGCGCGGACCGGGAGTTCCTGGGCCGCGCGGTGACGTATCTGGCACGCGACCGCGGGGTGCGGCAGTTCCTCGACATCGGCACCGGACTGCCGACGGCGGACAACACCCACGAGATCGCGCAGCGCATCGCGCCGGACGCGCGGATCGTCTACGTCGACAACGACCCGATCGTCCTCGTCCACGCCCGGACGCTGCTGACCGGCACGGCCGAGGGCGCCACCGACTACATCGACGCCGATGTGCACGACCCGGACGCCATCGTGGCACGGGCGTCCGCGACGCTGGACTTCTCCCGGCCGGTCGCGGTGATGCTGCTCGGCATCCTCAACTTCGTGTCGGACACGGACAAGGCCCGGGAGATCGTGCGCCGGATCATGGCGGCCGTGCCCTCCGGCAGTTTCCTGGCGCTCACCCACCCCACCTTCGACCCCGAGGTGGGCGGAGAACTCCAGGTCCCCGCGATGGAGTTCTGGAACGCGAACGCCACTCCCCCGATCACCGCCCGCGGCGCGGCGGACATCACCGCGTTCTTCGACGGACTGGAGCTGGTCGAGCCCGGTCTCGTCTCCTGCTCGCAGTGGCGCGCCGAGCCCGGGTCCCCTCTGGTGGTCCCCCAGTACGGCGCGGTGGCCGTGAAGCCCTGA
- a CDS encoding DNA starvation/stationary phase protection protein produces MTVVRSTLPDEARRISGEALQETLIDLLGLSLIGKQAHWNVVGPRFRSVHLQLDEVVSAARTHADTVAERASALGVPPDGRPETIAKVFSLPAPAEGWLRDSEAVEVMTDALGAAITRLRERIDATEKADLVTQDLLISITADLEKQRWMFEAENHPRES; encoded by the coding sequence ATGACCGTCGTGAGGAGCACACTTCCGGACGAGGCCCGCCGGATCTCCGGCGAGGCCCTCCAGGAGACCCTGATCGACCTGCTCGGCCTGTCCCTGATCGGCAAGCAGGCGCACTGGAACGTCGTGGGGCCGCGGTTCCGCTCGGTCCACCTGCAGCTGGACGAGGTGGTCTCGGCCGCGCGCACGCACGCGGACACGGTGGCGGAGCGCGCCTCGGCGCTCGGCGTGCCGCCGGACGGCCGCCCGGAGACGATCGCCAAGGTCTTCTCCCTGCCGGCGCCCGCGGAGGGCTGGCTGCGCGACTCGGAGGCCGTCGAGGTGATGACGGACGCCCTGGGCGCGGCGATCACGCGGCTGCGTGAGCGCATCGACGCCACCGAGAAGGCCGACCTGGTCACGCAGGACCTGCTGATCTCCATCACCGCCGACCTGGAGAAGCAGCGCTGGATGTTCGAGGCGGAGAACCACCCGCGGGAGTCCTGA
- a CDS encoding ABC transporter substrate-binding protein, producing MLASTLAACGGDDEGARPTLNWYNFPDDSGALQEAADRCSRESGGRYRIVYNRLPREADGQREQLVRRLAAEDDSLDILGLDITWAAEFAEARWIREWTGENERRATEGTLEVPLQTATWKDRLYAVPYNTNIQLLWYREDLVPTPPTTWAEMLDMSRDLARQGKPHYVEIQGAQYEGLTVWFNSLVNSAGGSILNPSATEPSLGPPAVRAASIMRDLARSPAADPSLPNQMEDQNRLAMESGVAAFEINYPFVYPSMRSNNPELFEHFRWAVYPRVDADRPSRPTIGGIDLAVSAYSRHPDLAFDAALCLRDRENQLAAALKGGLPPTLRAIYDEPEFMKEYPFSKEVLASLESASVRPLTPAYQNVSIVVSHTLSPPSGIEPESAVSTIREQIDEALRSEGVIP from the coding sequence GTGCTCGCCTCGACGCTCGCCGCCTGCGGCGGTGACGACGAGGGGGCCCGCCCCACCCTCAACTGGTACAACTTCCCCGACGACTCCGGCGCCCTCCAGGAGGCCGCCGACCGGTGCAGCCGTGAGTCCGGGGGCCGCTACCGGATCGTCTACAACAGGCTGCCCCGCGAGGCCGACGGCCAGCGCGAGCAGCTGGTGCGCCGGCTCGCCGCCGAGGACGACTCCCTCGACATCCTCGGCCTCGACATCACCTGGGCCGCCGAGTTCGCCGAGGCCCGCTGGATCCGCGAGTGGACCGGCGAGAACGAGCGCCGGGCCACCGAGGGCACCCTCGAGGTGCCGCTGCAGACGGCGACCTGGAAGGACAGGCTCTACGCCGTTCCGTACAACACCAACATCCAGCTGCTCTGGTACCGCGAGGACCTCGTGCCCACCCCGCCCACGACCTGGGCCGAGATGCTGGACATGTCCCGCGACCTGGCCCGGCAGGGCAAGCCGCACTACGTCGAGATCCAGGGCGCCCAGTACGAGGGCCTCACCGTCTGGTTCAACTCCCTGGTCAACAGCGCCGGCGGCTCCATCCTCAACCCGAGCGCCACCGAGCCGTCCCTCGGCCCGCCCGCCGTGCGGGCCGCCTCGATCATGCGGGACCTCGCCCGCTCGCCGGCCGCCGACCCCTCCCTGCCCAACCAGATGGAGGACCAGAACCGGCTGGCGATGGAGTCGGGGGTGGCGGCCTTCGAGATCAACTACCCCTTCGTCTATCCGTCGATGAGGAGCAACAACCCCGAGCTGTTCGAGCACTTCCGCTGGGCGGTCTACCCCCGCGTGGACGCCGACCGCCCCTCCCGGCCCACCATCGGCGGCATCGACCTCGCCGTCAGCGCCTACTCCCGCCACCCCGACCTGGCCTTCGACGCCGCCCTGTGTCTGCGGGACCGGGAGAACCAGCTCGCCGCGGCGCTCAAGGGCGGACTGCCGCCCACCCTGCGCGCCATCTACGACGAGCCGGAGTTCATGAAGGAGTACCCCTTCTCCAAGGAGGTCCTGGCCTCCCTGGAGTCGGCGAGCGTACGGCCGCTCACCCCCGCCTACCAGAACGTGTCGATCGTCGTCTCGCACACCCTGTCCCCGCCCTCCGGCATCGAGCCGGAGAGCGCGGTCTCCACCATCAGGGAGCAGATCGACGAGGCCCTGCGATCCGAGGGTGTGATCCCGTGA
- a CDS encoding thiolase family protein, with translation MRPVHFAAARRTPIGKLRGALSGVRPDDLAAAVIRGLVADVPALDPARVDDVHWGAANQAGEDNRNVARMAALLAGLPESVPGATVNRLCASGMEAVTTAARTIAAGEADIVIAGGSESMSRAPFVLPRPDEALPHRVETHDTRLGWRLVNPAMKELHGLLAMGETAEEVAGRYGITRERQDEFALRSHRRAAEARRHGHFDDELLPVTRPDGVVVDADECVREDTSLEKLGRLKPVFRAGGSVTAGNASPMNDGAAGLILVSEQALNDLGLESLGRYVAGGSAGVHPDVMGIGPVPATRKVLARAGWDIGDVQEAEFNEAFAAQALACVDQLGIDPERVNPDGGAIALGHPLGCSGARILTTLLHRMRRTGAGRGLATMCVGVGQGSAVLVERH, from the coding sequence GTGCGTCCCGTCCACTTCGCGGCCGCCCGCCGCACCCCCATCGGCAAACTGCGCGGAGCCCTCTCCGGCGTACGGCCCGACGACCTCGCCGCCGCGGTGATCCGCGGTCTGGTCGCCGACGTGCCCGCGCTGGACCCGGCCCGCGTCGACGACGTCCACTGGGGCGCCGCCAACCAGGCCGGCGAGGACAACCGCAACGTCGCCCGCATGGCCGCCCTGCTCGCGGGCCTCCCCGAGTCCGTCCCCGGCGCCACGGTCAACCGCCTGTGCGCCTCGGGCATGGAGGCCGTCACCACCGCCGCCCGCACCATCGCGGCCGGTGAGGCCGACATCGTGATCGCCGGCGGCTCCGAGTCCATGAGCCGCGCCCCCTTCGTGCTGCCCCGCCCCGACGAGGCCCTCCCGCACCGCGTCGAGACGCACGACACGCGGCTCGGCTGGCGGCTGGTCAACCCGGCGATGAAGGAACTGCACGGTCTGCTGGCCATGGGCGAGACCGCCGAGGAGGTCGCCGGCCGGTACGGCATCACGCGCGAGCGCCAGGACGAGTTCGCCCTGCGCAGCCACCGGCGTGCCGCCGAGGCCCGCAGACACGGCCACTTCGACGACGAACTGCTGCCGGTGACCCGACCGGACGGCGTGGTCGTCGACGCCGACGAGTGCGTCCGCGAGGACACCTCCCTCGAGAAGCTCGGCCGGCTGAAGCCGGTGTTCCGCGCCGGGGGCTCGGTCACCGCGGGCAACGCCTCCCCGATGAACGACGGCGCCGCCGGACTGATCCTGGTCAGCGAACAGGCCCTGAACGACCTGGGCCTGGAGTCGCTCGGCCGCTACGTCGCCGGCGGCTCCGCGGGCGTCCACCCGGACGTCATGGGCATCGGCCCCGTCCCCGCCACCCGCAAGGTGCTCGCCCGCGCGGGATGGGACATCGGCGACGTGCAGGAGGCCGAGTTCAACGAGGCGTTCGCCGCCCAGGCCCTGGCCTGCGTCGACCAGCTCGGCATCGACCCGGAGCGGGTGAACCCCGACGGCGGCGCCATCGCGCTCGGCCACCCGCTGGGCTGCTCCGGCGCCCGCATCCTCACCACCCTGCTGCACCGCATGCGCCGCACCGGCGCCGGACGGGGTCTCGCCACCATGTGCGTCGGCGTGGGGCAGGGCAGCGCGGTGCTGGTCGAACGGCACTGA
- a CDS encoding diacylglycerol kinase family protein, translating into MAVDWSMRGYHAQRWAARGALLAAALAVATPLVYGGLRGLLLLVLGAAGLGLSAAALWWTLTLRGPLRWGAALVAVCVPAGLLTLFAVTLFWALLVSLALWALAVWSGRYALRGTGGHAPVRERRLPPPRKPVLIMNPRSGGGKVGRFRLREKAERLGARVVLLEPGRQHDVTELARAAVADGADLLGAAGGDGTQALVAAVAAEHDIPFLVISAGTRNHFALDLGLDRGNPAACLDALTDGVELRVDLGFAGDQPFVNNASFGAYAAIVQSPAYRDDKLGTSLEMLPDLLTGQQGPRLVARAGDTTLTAPQAVLVSNNPYRTGDPFGLGRRERLDSGTLGVLGVRVEGAISAAALLLNPDPAGLTVLTAPEVVVEADRDEIEAGVDGEAMVLPAPVRCRIAAGALRVRVPRKRPGVAPGPPRLDWRRLRKLAATVGRTAAPSHLHRPRRTSRRLEAPDRLETATPGGPPGP; encoded by the coding sequence ATGGCCGTGGACTGGAGCATGCGGGGCTATCACGCCCAACGGTGGGCGGCGCGGGGGGCGTTGCTCGCGGCGGCGCTCGCGGTGGCGACCCCCCTGGTCTACGGCGGGCTGCGCGGACTGCTGCTCCTGGTGCTGGGGGCGGCCGGGCTGGGGCTGAGCGCGGCGGCCCTGTGGTGGACGCTGACGTTGCGCGGGCCGCTGCGGTGGGGGGCCGCACTGGTCGCGGTGTGCGTTCCGGCGGGTCTGCTGACGCTGTTCGCGGTGACGCTGTTCTGGGCGCTGCTGGTGTCGCTGGCGCTGTGGGCTCTGGCGGTGTGGAGCGGCAGGTACGCGCTGCGCGGGACCGGCGGGCACGCCCCGGTGCGGGAGCGGCGGCTGCCGCCGCCCCGGAAGCCGGTGCTGATCATGAATCCGCGGTCGGGCGGCGGCAAGGTGGGCCGGTTCCGGCTGCGGGAGAAGGCGGAGCGGCTGGGCGCGCGGGTGGTGCTGCTGGAGCCGGGCAGGCAGCACGACGTCACGGAGCTGGCGCGGGCCGCCGTGGCGGACGGCGCGGACCTGCTGGGCGCGGCGGGCGGCGACGGCACGCAGGCGCTGGTCGCGGCCGTGGCCGCCGAGCACGACATCCCGTTCCTGGTGATCAGCGCGGGCACCCGCAACCACTTCGCGCTGGACCTCGGACTGGACCGGGGGAACCCGGCGGCGTGCCTGGACGCGCTGACGGACGGGGTGGAGCTCCGGGTCGACCTCGGGTTCGCCGGGGACCAGCCGTTCGTGAACAACGCGTCGTTCGGCGCGTACGCGGCGATCGTGCAGAGTCCCGCGTACCGCGACGACAAGCTCGGGACGAGTCTGGAGATGCTGCCGGACCTGCTCACCGGGCAGCAGGGGCCCCGGCTGGTCGCCCGCGCCGGGGACACCACGCTGACCGCGCCGCAGGCGGTGCTGGTCAGCAACAACCCGTACCGCACCGGCGACCCGTTCGGGCTCGGGCGGCGCGAGCGGCTGGACTCGGGGACGCTCGGCGTCCTCGGGGTGAGGGTGGAGGGCGCGATCAGCGCCGCCGCGCTGCTGCTGAACCCGGACCCGGCGGGGCTGACGGTGCTGACGGCGCCGGAGGTGGTCGTCGAGGCGGACCGGGACGAGATCGAGGCGGGTGTCGACGGCGAGGCGATGGTGCTGCCCGCGCCCGTGCGCTGCCGCATCGCGGCGGGTGCGCTGCGGGTCCGCGTGCCGCGCAAACGGCCCGGTGTCGCCCCGGGCCCGCCCCGGCTGGACTGGCGCCGCCTGCGCAAGCTGGCCGCGACAGTCGGCCGCACGGCGGCCCCGAGCCACCTCCACCGGCCCCGCCGCACGTCACGGCGCCTCGAGGCGCCCGACCGCCTGGAGACGGCGACACCGGGCGGCCCGCCCGGCCCCTGA